In the genome of Spea bombifrons isolate aSpeBom1 chromosome 11, aSpeBom1.2.pri, whole genome shotgun sequence, one region contains:
- the CCSER2 gene encoding serine-rich coiled-coil domain-containing protein 2 isoform X1 produces MEEKIQVRGSPGSKLPKFNGAKPLGSFLQRTPNGAHLALSGKPGFPKAERHDVEFALNWAKQKPPHNEQKDRPVFDKRIPLSHAPDRDGPRFGGPAKVAGKQSNLLASNKEDLNENLLPNAAKFTRGPFLGRTSYSALNGCKTQANGFYSGKPPVGLQRPRANSATSRNFTGRATANSADHPRSFSHVRRSQSFSHSIQNSLLPPGPLTRSYSFNREADLTRPYETQQVPVRAAPKPNLLSRTSKQYDVPNDNEPPGKSSFTRAFPARPHPGLKNAAVANGSAMAFPLGYQMSRPSLLKPNRKQFPREIIIDGTRSSSVAPVTERTERGGPTGEHRPEKKDLDVGGYLLCDNIEKEYSKDECFGDDLDDLSISSLSSSDRNDLSEDFADDFIELDDGNKTVIVVQESGNRVTEKADGDEYSMSSFQDNKKSTVPKGHNWLEQSETESTNSPYGETPVSPDMEYRDPSSLELSPSDSSDGTYMWDEEGMEPIGSVHPCGSYESSEMNSLDILNNLDSCDLEDDDLMLDVDLPEDAQGDLGSETMSLLERSERKVRLQQQGLWKRPPQRLGGQEPYYPLNAERYHNGRGSAYLESPTDRENYSKFCPPSPRGPQPMGFRETTVMLDEMTLRHMVQDCTAVKTQLLKLKRLLQQEDDAGSLPDLQLSFPPTPEPQDPGTLWKSEELLLNEIRQLKEDAKKKDDKIQRLEEQLKAGCKCQKGGQEAKSEKPKQHDKYTQTSCRRSSSGYCTPSFSPSWQGNPRTGPAHRRQRVEKLVCYFSDKACLKYYGVPPATSVPQTTLRED; encoded by the exons ATGGAAGAAAAGATCCAGGTCAGAGGCTCCCCCGGTTCCAAGCTTCCGAAGTTCAATGGCGCCAAGCCGCTGGGGAGCTTCCTGCAGAGGACCCCCAACGGGGCGCACCTCGCTTTGTCGGGGAAGCCCGGCTTTCCTAAGGCAGAAAGACACGACGTGGAGTTCGCCCTGAACTGGGCGAAGCAGAAGCCCCCGCACAATGAGCAGAAAGACCGCCCCGTCTTCGACAAAAGAATCCCCCTGTCCCATGCGCCGGACAGAGACGGACCCAGGTTCGGCGGGCCGGCGAAAGTTGCCGGGAAGCAAAGCAACCTGTTGGCGTCGAATAAGGAGGACCTGAACGAGAACCTACTGCCCAACGCTGCTAAATTCACCAGGGGTCCGTTTCTGGGGCGGACTTCCTACTCGGCGCTCAACGGCTGCAAGACGCAAGCCAACGGGTTCTACTCCGGTAAGCCCCCGGTAGGGTTACAGCGGCCCAGGGCCAATTCTGCCACGTCCAGGAACTTCACCGGGAGGGCGACGGCGAATTCTGCCGACCACCCGAGGTCCTTCTCCCACGTGAGAAGGTCTCAAAGCTTTTCCCACTCTATTCAGAACTCTCTCCTTCCACCGGGACCTCTCACCAGATCATATTCCTTCAACCGAGAGGCGGATCTCACGAGACCTTACGAGACGCAGCAGGTACCCGTCCGAGCGGCCCCCAAACCCAACCTCCTGTCTAGGACTTCGAAACAGTACGACGTACCCAACGACAACGAGCCCCCGGGAAAATCTAGCTTCACGCGCGCCTTTCCCGCAAGGCCACATCCCGGCCTGAAGAATGCCGCTGTGGCCAACGGATCGGCCATGGCTTTCCCTCTGGGCTATCAAATGAGCCGTCCGTCTTTACTAAAACCCAACAGAAAGCAGTTTCCAAGGGAGATAATCATTGACGGCACCAGGAGTTCCTCGGTCGCCCCGGTAACGGAAAGAACCGAACGCGGCGGGCCGACGGGCGAGCACCGGCCGGAAAAGAAGGACCTCGACGTCGGCGGTTACCTCCTTTGCGACAACATCGAGAAGGAGTACTCCAAAGACGAGTGTTTTGGTGACGACCTGGACGAcctctccatctcctctttaTCGTCTTCCGACAGGAACGACCTCAGCGAAGATTTCGCCGATGACTTCATCGAGCTGGACGACGGCAATAAAACCGTCATCGTGGTCCAAGAGTCCGGCAACAGGGTCACCGAAAAGGCCGACGGCGACGAGTACTCCATGAGCTCCTTCCAAGATAACAAGAAGTCTACGGTCCCTAAGGGCCATAACTGGTTAG AACAAAGCGAAACCGAAAGCACCAACAGTCCTTACGGAGAAACCCCGGTGTCGCCGGATATGGAGTACCGCGACCCGTCCTCGTTGGAGCTTTCTCCCTCCGATAGTTCTGACGGGACGTACATGTGGGACGAAGAGGGCATGGAGCCGATCGGCAGCGTCCATCCGTGCGGGAGCTACGAGTCTTCGGAGATGAACAGCCTG gacattcTGAATAACCTAGACTCCTGCGACTTAGAAGATGATGACCTCATGCTGGACGTTGATTTGCCGGAGGACGCGCAGGGCGATCTGG GCAGTGAGACGATGAGCCTTTTGGAGCGAAGCGAGCGGAAAGTGCGGCTCCAGCAGCAGGGATTGTGGAAGAGGCCCCCGCAGCGCCTCGGCGGACAGGAGCCGTACTACCCCCTCAACGCCGAGCGCTATCACAACGGCCG GGGGTCCGCTTACCTCGAGTCCCCGACAGACCGAGAGAACTACTCCAAATTCTGCCCCCCGTCCCCCCGCGGCCCCCAGCCAATGGGCTTCCGGGAAACCACGGTGATGCTGGACGAGATGACCCTCCGGCACATGGTGCAGGACTGCACGGCGGTCAAAACACAGCTACTGAAACTCAAGCGCTTACTGCAGCAG GAGGACGACGCCGGATCGTTGCCAGACCTCCAGCTATCgttcccccccacccccgaacCCCAGGATCCTGGAACCCTCTGGAAG agcGAGGAGCTGCTGCTAAACGAGATCCGGCAGCTTAAGGAAGACGCTAAGAAGAAAGACGACAAGATCCAGCGATTAGAGGAGCAGCTG AAAGCCGGATGTAAATGCCAAAAAGGAGGCCAAGAAGCCAAGAGCGAGAAGCCTAAGCAGCACGACAAGTACACCCAGACCTCGTGCCGGAGGAGTTCA AGTGGGTATTGCACTCCCTCCTTCTCTCCCTCCTGGCAGGGGAACCCGCGGACTGGTCCGGCGCATCGCAGGCAGA GAGTCGAGAAATTAGTCTGTTACTTCTCAGATAAAGCGTG cctCAAGTACTACGGCGTTCCACCAGCAACCTCGGTTCCACAGACCACCCTTCGGGAAGATTAA
- the CCSER2 gene encoding serine-rich coiled-coil domain-containing protein 2 isoform X2 — protein sequence MEEKIQVRGSPGSKLPKFNGAKPLGSFLQRTPNGAHLALSGKPGFPKAERHDVEFALNWAKQKPPHNEQKDRPVFDKRIPLSHAPDRDGPRFGGPAKVAGKQSNLLASNKEDLNENLLPNAAKFTRGPFLGRTSYSALNGCKTQANGFYSGKPPVGLQRPRANSATSRNFTGRATANSADHPRSFSHVRRSQSFSHSIQNSLLPPGPLTRSYSFNREADLTRPYETQQVPVRAAPKPNLLSRTSKQYDVPNDNEPPGKSSFTRAFPARPHPGLKNAAVANGSAMAFPLGYQMSRPSLLKPNRKQFPREIIIDGTRSSSVAPVTERTERGGPTGEHRPEKKDLDVGGYLLCDNIEKEYSKDECFGDDLDDLSISSLSSSDRNDLSEDFADDFIELDDGNKTVIVVQESGNRVTEKADGDEYSMSSFQDNKKSTVPKGHNWLEQSETESTNSPYGETPVSPDMEYRDPSSLELSPSDSSDGTYMWDEEGMEPIGSVHPCGSYESSEMNSLDILNNLDSCDLEDDDLMLDVDLPEDAQGDLGSETMSLLERSERKVRLQQQGLWKRPPQRLGGQEPYYPLNAERYHNGRGSAYLESPTDRENYSKFCPPSPRGPQPMGFRETTVMLDEMTLRHMVQDCTAVKTQLLKLKRLLQQEDDAGSLPDLQLSFPPTPEPQDPGTLWKSEELLLNEIRQLKEDAKKKDDKIQRLEEQLKAGCKCQKGGQEAKSEKPKQHDKYTQTSCRRSSSGYCTPSFSPSWQGNPRTGPAHRRQTSSTTAFHQQPRFHRPPFGKINDTPAYRGPK from the exons ATGGAAGAAAAGATCCAGGTCAGAGGCTCCCCCGGTTCCAAGCTTCCGAAGTTCAATGGCGCCAAGCCGCTGGGGAGCTTCCTGCAGAGGACCCCCAACGGGGCGCACCTCGCTTTGTCGGGGAAGCCCGGCTTTCCTAAGGCAGAAAGACACGACGTGGAGTTCGCCCTGAACTGGGCGAAGCAGAAGCCCCCGCACAATGAGCAGAAAGACCGCCCCGTCTTCGACAAAAGAATCCCCCTGTCCCATGCGCCGGACAGAGACGGACCCAGGTTCGGCGGGCCGGCGAAAGTTGCCGGGAAGCAAAGCAACCTGTTGGCGTCGAATAAGGAGGACCTGAACGAGAACCTACTGCCCAACGCTGCTAAATTCACCAGGGGTCCGTTTCTGGGGCGGACTTCCTACTCGGCGCTCAACGGCTGCAAGACGCAAGCCAACGGGTTCTACTCCGGTAAGCCCCCGGTAGGGTTACAGCGGCCCAGGGCCAATTCTGCCACGTCCAGGAACTTCACCGGGAGGGCGACGGCGAATTCTGCCGACCACCCGAGGTCCTTCTCCCACGTGAGAAGGTCTCAAAGCTTTTCCCACTCTATTCAGAACTCTCTCCTTCCACCGGGACCTCTCACCAGATCATATTCCTTCAACCGAGAGGCGGATCTCACGAGACCTTACGAGACGCAGCAGGTACCCGTCCGAGCGGCCCCCAAACCCAACCTCCTGTCTAGGACTTCGAAACAGTACGACGTACCCAACGACAACGAGCCCCCGGGAAAATCTAGCTTCACGCGCGCCTTTCCCGCAAGGCCACATCCCGGCCTGAAGAATGCCGCTGTGGCCAACGGATCGGCCATGGCTTTCCCTCTGGGCTATCAAATGAGCCGTCCGTCTTTACTAAAACCCAACAGAAAGCAGTTTCCAAGGGAGATAATCATTGACGGCACCAGGAGTTCCTCGGTCGCCCCGGTAACGGAAAGAACCGAACGCGGCGGGCCGACGGGCGAGCACCGGCCGGAAAAGAAGGACCTCGACGTCGGCGGTTACCTCCTTTGCGACAACATCGAGAAGGAGTACTCCAAAGACGAGTGTTTTGGTGACGACCTGGACGAcctctccatctcctctttaTCGTCTTCCGACAGGAACGACCTCAGCGAAGATTTCGCCGATGACTTCATCGAGCTGGACGACGGCAATAAAACCGTCATCGTGGTCCAAGAGTCCGGCAACAGGGTCACCGAAAAGGCCGACGGCGACGAGTACTCCATGAGCTCCTTCCAAGATAACAAGAAGTCTACGGTCCCTAAGGGCCATAACTGGTTAG AACAAAGCGAAACCGAAAGCACCAACAGTCCTTACGGAGAAACCCCGGTGTCGCCGGATATGGAGTACCGCGACCCGTCCTCGTTGGAGCTTTCTCCCTCCGATAGTTCTGACGGGACGTACATGTGGGACGAAGAGGGCATGGAGCCGATCGGCAGCGTCCATCCGTGCGGGAGCTACGAGTCTTCGGAGATGAACAGCCTG gacattcTGAATAACCTAGACTCCTGCGACTTAGAAGATGATGACCTCATGCTGGACGTTGATTTGCCGGAGGACGCGCAGGGCGATCTGG GCAGTGAGACGATGAGCCTTTTGGAGCGAAGCGAGCGGAAAGTGCGGCTCCAGCAGCAGGGATTGTGGAAGAGGCCCCCGCAGCGCCTCGGCGGACAGGAGCCGTACTACCCCCTCAACGCCGAGCGCTATCACAACGGCCG GGGGTCCGCTTACCTCGAGTCCCCGACAGACCGAGAGAACTACTCCAAATTCTGCCCCCCGTCCCCCCGCGGCCCCCAGCCAATGGGCTTCCGGGAAACCACGGTGATGCTGGACGAGATGACCCTCCGGCACATGGTGCAGGACTGCACGGCGGTCAAAACACAGCTACTGAAACTCAAGCGCTTACTGCAGCAG GAGGACGACGCCGGATCGTTGCCAGACCTCCAGCTATCgttcccccccacccccgaacCCCAGGATCCTGGAACCCTCTGGAAG agcGAGGAGCTGCTGCTAAACGAGATCCGGCAGCTTAAGGAAGACGCTAAGAAGAAAGACGACAAGATCCAGCGATTAGAGGAGCAGCTG AAAGCCGGATGTAAATGCCAAAAAGGAGGCCAAGAAGCCAAGAGCGAGAAGCCTAAGCAGCACGACAAGTACACCCAGACCTCGTGCCGGAGGAGTTCA AGTGGGTATTGCACTCCCTCCTTCTCTCCCTCCTGGCAGGGGAACCCGCGGACTGGTCCGGCGCATCGCAGGCAGA cctCAAGTACTACGGCGTTCCACCAGCAACCTCGGTTCCACAGACCACCCTTCGGGAAGATTAATGACACCCCCGCATATCGGGGTCCCAAGTAA
- the LOC128469305 gene encoding uncharacterized protein LOC128469305: MGTESSVRLRVARVDNPGEVKGTEEAPTAHGGDLRHQRPTSGFLERVSEDPNKNLQSKLTVKTSPTGQVPRPTSLQLYKARSPNASAHQGATSSVASPHGHLPCKPSQKPMQTSRRSLGQPHNGSRSAGLKSPELTPNDCAVGRPPARVTSHTVSGSSKILHDTTDPVIKPESGPRVHSHEGTNSKLSTIQPPPCPSQVPTVELSKQAGKQSPRGSMLRPPSNFASKLKTPSSPKSDVLQPAESQADPSKSFQKAPSATAASPKPFPNRKENPQEATESSPSKKQSRLPQPKTH, encoded by the exons ATGGGGACAGAATCCAGTGTCCGTCTTCGGGTAGCCAGAGTCG ACAATCCCGGAGAGGTCAAAGGGACAGAGGAAGCGCCTACGGCTCATGGAGGAGACCTGCGACATCAACGGCCAACTTCTGGCTTTCTGGAGCGCGTTTCAGAGGATCCAAATAAAAATCTACAATCTAAACTAACGGTTAAGACTTCTCCAACTGGCCAGGTTCCTCGGCCAACGTCTCTACAGCTCTACAAAGCGAGATCCCCAAATGCCTCGGCACATCAGGGGGCGACCAGCTCTGTAGCGTCTCCGCACGGTCACCTTCCTTGTAAACCGTCTCAGAAACCAATGCAGACTTCCAGGCGTTCTTTGGGACAGCCGCACAACGGTTCTCGGTCGGCGGGGCTTAAAAGTCCAGAGCTGACACCCAACGATTGTGCCGTTGGGCGCCCGCCAGCACGGGTAACATCCCATACTGTCTCAGGCTCCTCAAAGATATTACATGACACTACAGATCCAGTAATCAAACCAGAATCAGGACCCCGAGTTCATTCTCATGAGGGCACCAACTCAAAGCTCTCGACTATTCAGCCGCCTCCGTGTCCGTCACAGGTACCCACGGTGGAATTGTCGAAGCAAGCAGGGAAGCAATCCCCCAGAGGTTCCATGCTTCGACCCCCGAGCAACTTCGCCTCCAAACTTAAAACGCCAAGCAGCCCCAAGTCCGACGTCCTCCAGCCGGCCGAGTCGCAGGCCGATCCGTCGAAGTCTTTTCAAAAAGCGCCGTCCGCCACCGCCGCCTCTCCCAAGCCGTTTCCCAACAGAAAAGAAAACCCACAAGAAGCCACGGAAAGCTCGCCCTCGAAGAAGCAATCCCGTCTTCCTCAACCAAAAACCCattag